The Gossypium arboreum isolate Shixiya-1 chromosome 4, ASM2569848v2, whole genome shotgun sequence DNA segment TGgtaaaaggtatcgatactttttgtaaaagtatcgatattttttaTCCTGGAGCAATACTAACTTGTTTGAAAATAGTTAAAACATAATTGAAAATGTTTGATTTAATTGAAACCATTTcaacttgattttatcaatttgttcaacttaaattttattcaaaaacactttaatttgttatatcaaaacatattatcaaaTAAGGCTTAGTTTAAAAATATCCcctttttgatataacaaaactTTTGGTAAATTTGTTTTTGAATAGATTGCTCCCCCTTAATAAAAGTCATTTTCAATTTAAGGTCccctatataaaaattattttcaatttaaggcaTAAACATTTGgagtataaaaatttgaaataagcTCAAATttgatgtcgaaaccatttttttattttagaaaaaaacggggatcgacttttaaaacaaagtgtggagtcgccaccaatctttttgtttaggtgtgattggatcacctaataaaacattttattctatttaaatcaattttggtctacgtaaatttaaaaatgggttcgagagccggttacgtatgaggaagggttagcaccctcactacgcccaaaaattggtaccagatTGATTTAGTGTTGTTGTTATGTCTAAgattttaggaaaaaaaaattgaaatatggttcctttgaaaacatttgagTGGTTCAAGTTGGTCAtcgaaattctcttgtttcaaaggtatacaacatcacatccagtaCGATAGGACACGATTCTTTACACCTTTGAAAAcacgattgatttttgacttccaaaagctcatacattgaaaattacaaaaggatgtccaattatttagtccaacgaaaaattaaaacctagcacggtagggcacgatttcctgaatttccaaacattgaacattgccttattttagaatttttaaataaaaaaattataaactagctcaaaacacatttatttgactTGAAACAAGatggaataattaattttaaaacaaaaagttaCAAATTACAAAGCAACATTTGCAAATAAAAAGCAAAATTATAAACATGGGACAATATGCACAAAATAAGTACTATACTTGGTGAATGCAAATAATATAAACTTAGGAAACCAATTAACGAAACAAACAATAAAATATAACTAATTAAGGAAAAATATAACCAAATTTATAAGCATGGATGAACaacaattgatataataatatataaaaatgtatcaaacaaaataaaactaataTGATACAAAACAATTTTAAAGATGATGAATTGATGAACAAATAACACATGCTAGAACTTGAAATAATTGACATAAAAAACTAAGAATATATAAATGATTACTAAAATAAATGTTACAAAAGAAgacatttgattcaaatattttaaaaaataatacattTAAAGTTGACAATATTCACacagtaaaaaaaattaaaagatatataaaatatgtaatattttaaacaacaaaatatataataaaatatgtgctTAGAGAGTGAACTACATACATATTAGATTTTAAaaacgtatatatatacataaatagatttagAAGCAATTACATGCAAAATAATATGGAATTAATAATGTATATAGgatcaaaataattttatcatgaattgtatatgtacaaatatatatataaaacaattatacaagatgttaaaataatataatataaaaaacttcaaaataatgattttataaaaacaaaataaaattattaaagtaactcaacacatataaaaaatattaagtgaatttttttttttaaaataatgaattatacaaatagaaaactcaattaaaataaaattaaaataacagggataatttataaataaactaTTGAAATTAAAAAAGGGACCAAAGCGCAATTCGTGCGCATGCACAAGGATCAAATCCAGAAATATTCCAGATCCCAAAACGCAACACTTAGGTGAGGACCAAATTGGATCAGTGTGCAAATTGCgaagaaaaattaaaaaccaaagaGATCAAAACATGATTCAATTGAATGACTCAACAAAGAAGAGGGACTGTGCGCGCAAATTGACCTTTCAAAGTAAAAGGCCGCGAATCCGGACCTCCCaacgggtcaacacgcggatcctttttttacaaacgccgccgtttcatatatttcataaaaaacagaagaaaaaaaacctaaaatgAACCCCAAATTATTCTAAACAAAATCAAAACAAAGAACCTTTCCTATCTCTCTTTCATTCAGTCGAACCAGACGGTTCCTTGCCCCCAACCGCTAGCTCACCACCGCAGTCGGCGGATGGCGTCATACGAGGGCCAAACCCGATCCTATTGGAAGCCAAACCCTTCTAATTCCCCTTTAAGCTTCAATCTCAACGAAACAAACAAGGAATCGGAGGTGTTCTTCAACAACAGATAAGTCCCTTTCCCCCTTATAGATTTATTTTTTCATGCAACAGATAAAGATTGCTGAAATAGAAACGAAAATCAAAGAAGAACGCGATCTAAAATCACCTTAAAAACTGATTTCGAATTGATTTTCTTAATATGCGTGTATTCCCCCATTTTACATCGTTTCATTCGATTTTATagccgaaaaataaaaataaataaataaaaagaaatacaaATTTCATTGCTGTTATTTGCTGCTTTCTCCTTTTGTTTGTTAGTTTGTTGCAGGTGTGTATGGCGTGGAGGAATGAAGATCGTGACATGAAGGCTGGTTCCGTTGTGAGGCTGCGGCGCGCGTTTTAGGGTTTTCTGAGTGTTTTGTTGTTTTGGGTTGAGATTTGGGTTAggggtttattttattttgggcTAATAATTTGCTTGTAAGTGGGCTAGATAATTAGGCTTGTAACAGCGACATTGGacttaatcattttatttttatttttggttttggttttggtgtAAGCCCGGGCAAATTTGGGCTTGTACATTTGATATTCATTTTACTTTGAAAATTTGGTCATTAATCTTGGCATATAAGTAATTAATCAACCATAAAATTTACCTTTCTTTTCTCccctttttttatataaaaaaataatcaaGTAAACTTAAGAGGAAATAAATGTGGTTAGTCcaaagataaatattaaaaataaagaacaaataaaCTACATACCAAATAACATTAAGGTGCAATCACATAGAATTTGCATTTGTTCACCTTGAAACAATGCACCTTACCTTGAAACAATGCACCTTACCTACAAACATAGAATTAAGGTTTTGGTACTGTTGTGCGGAAGTGtgtaaaagagtaaaattattgtactaaaaaatcacacgaagttcaattcccaggaaagagaggtgaaTCACaaggatcgcttaagtaccaggtCTTTCCTAGctagaatatccctctatcgtaatttaatagcacaataaatcactacaatcacattcacaaaatatgcaaaataaacaataaagaacaccagaattttaacgaggttcattAATGcaaaaatacagaagctcctctcaactgatcaaacaaatcattaatgcaaggaagtggatacttgttcttaattgtcaccttattcaattGTCTATAGTCAATACAGAGTCGCATcgagccatctttcttcttaaaaaATAATACCAGAGCTCCCCACGGTGATATGCTCGGTCGAATAAAACCATGGTCTAATAAGTCTTGCAACTATATCTTCAGCTCTTTTAACTTTGTAGGTGACATCCGATACGGAGGTATAGAGATTGGAGCTGTGCCCAGATAAACTTCAATAGTAAACTTGACTTCCCTATCTAgcggtaaacccgataattcttcaggaaatacatcaggaaatttaCTAACTGTTTGAATTTTTCCGCACTGGCTTCCAACTGAAtctgaattaataacatatgccaaataTGCTGAACAACCCTGCTGAAGTAATTTACTACCCTTTATTGCTGAAACAATTCGTGCTGGCCCACTAGTACGAATACCATTTACCTCAACCCGACCTTCACTCGCTGTCTGAATGCTGAATCTCTTTTTATAGCAGTCTAAAATCACGTTGTGTTCagataaccagtccattcccaatatTATATCAAAATCCACAAATGGCATAATTAACAAGTCAACTGGAAAAGTTTTATTCTGTATAATCAACGAGCATCTTGGACAGACCTGGTTCACTAACACTGTTTGCCCCAACAGACTCGACACTTCAATAGACACTCTAGATATTTCGGATTTTAATTTTCCCGACTcaactaattttgaattaatataggaATGCGAAGATCcaagatcaattaaagcataaacaGGCTCAgaatataatagaaatatacctgtcaccacatcATGAGTATCACCTTCTTTATGGGTTCTGACCACATATGCTCTAGCCGGCACTCTAGCTTCAGACTGCTGAGTCACTATGTCATTCCCTCTTCTCATACCTCCTCCTTTAGATACTGATCCACCTCTGCCCGATCCTCTACCTCTAGCAATAGAGATCGATCTCTGTGATGTCACAAGTGTAGCACTATCAttctttgggcaatctttaatataaTGGTCTgtagatccacatttaaaacactcTCTGGTCAATCTCCAGCATTCACCTCTGTGCTTTTTCCCGCAATGTTCACAATCTGGAATATTAACATCTTAGGACGAACCTCTTACACTACCAATTGATACTGTAGTTTGTTTCCCCTGACTCTTTTGGgaatccctggatcttttaggTAAAGGATTTGAACTTGTAGTTCCCATACATTTCCCAACCAATTTAGAAGTTTTGGACTTTTTGTCAAATCCTAAGACTTGCTCTACCATCTTGGCTCGCTcaatcaaatcaacaaattcagtgATACGTTGAGATACCAACTGTAATTTGATCTCATCTCGTAGACCCAGTAGAAATTTCTTACAACTGTCAGCTTCAGTTGGAATAAACTCTGAGGTGTATCTGCTAAGTCTCGAGAATTCCCTCTCATAATCTATTACTGACATGTCACCCTGTTGCAACGTTAAAAACTCTTGCTTCTTGTCTTCGATATACATTTCTccgatatatttcttttgaaactctttCTGAAATAGATCCCAAGTTATCTGATTCTCTGGTAAAATGTCAAACCACTGATTCCCACCATACATAAGCCTCCTATTGCAGTAATGATACAACACATAATAGACTTTCCCGAGGGGTGCATTCTAGTTGTTGCAATACTCTCTTGGTCGACTCCATCCAATTTTCAGCTATAGACGGATCAACTCCTTTTAGACCTGAGAATTCTGTGGCACCGTATTTTCTTAATTCCTTAATTGGGGCCCGTCTAAGAACAGATACAGTCGTAGTAGCAGGTATAGACTTCACTGCTTGCTGAAGGGCATCAGTTAATATTTTTACTAATTCAGATTCACTTCTACCTTTTTCATCTCTTTCTACATTAGGGGATTGGTTTTTAACTGGATTTACACTAGGAGTAGTTGACTTCATTTTGTCTAAATCATACGACTCTTCATCGCCAGTGAACATTTCTTCATTTATATTATCAAGGTGTTCATCagacatctttaatctataaaacaaaaacaattaaATAGGTCAGCATCCAAAAATCCCGGCTCAGTTTTGACTTGACtgtggcatgtacttctagactcacttacgagctcgatttagtccgagaatcggctaaacctgatagctctgatactaataaaatgtaacaccccttaacctaacacgttgccggaacagggttacgaggcattaccagaattaAACACTAATAACGAACAACACCGAGTCATAaatctatatttcaatttaaaatttctcaaattcCACCTTTAAAACCCTAATATGGAcgtacgaggcccaaaatatacttaGGAAGTGTTTTGGGATTGAACtgggaactttggaaacttttccttgagaataggggcacacgcccgtgtggcctgggacatgcccgtgtggcctgcccgtggggCTCCCATGGCCGTGGGGCCAACCTGTGGGCAGATCTGACTTTCTCACACGGCCATGGGACTAACCTGTGGGCAATTCTGactttgccacacggcctgggcacacgcccatgtgacttggcttaTGATAacatgatttttcaccattttaaagctattttcTCATATCAAACACACCAAATTCATGCCCAATACATTGACTTATGGTCAAATAACATTCATCTATTCATTTCAAATACTTCTTAAATGTTACAAATTACTTACacccaaaacataaatatattaaagtgactaaaataaaacCTAATACATGCCACATTTCCAAACGATAGATTCATCACCAGAAACTAAGCTGAGGTCGGGATTGACTCGGATGCTACACCAAACTTCAACTTTACCTAGCCTGTGCagggaaacaaaccgtacgctgagtattgaAAATAAttagtggtattaccataattcaaattaaagcaaatataaaatatcataaacatgcatagatagttaacaaatcatacatataattcaTACCAAGTTGTCATATTTCCATTGTATCATCCTCATTATTTGATTCaatatttcataaaaaatattaccaactattcatgaacctttggttcatctctcaatcacatataaatatccatttcacattcaAATATGAATAATTCATGAACCTTGGTTTTGTGCCTTCAATCTCATAGCACAAATTGCATTTTTTAATTCATCTTACAATATcactttctcatttcattcaataatttaatttatcaatttcatttaatttttctctTCACATATATTTCCCTTATTAATATAACTCAAACTTTGGAGGATACTCGgattcaaccaaacacaccagagtGGCGACTAACGcttcatcggatagttcgaagcaaataaGTGACGACCAACATCTCATCGGCTAAGCTGAATCAAAGTGGCAACCAacgcctcatcgaatctatccgaagcaaatatgacacaccaagtgtctcatcgactcgaggtcgaagaatccctaaactcttcctatcctatggcatgccaagccaactatatccaccctagcccgactagttaatagggtatcgaaataacatattcatatcactttcactttcagtTGATCATAATCATTCGAATTCAAATCCATCGcaataataattcaatcacaatttccaattcaccacaaatcattatacaattcaatttcacacatG contains these protein-coding regions:
- the LOC108459261 gene encoding uncharacterized protein LOC108459261, which codes for MSDEHLDNINEEMFTGDEESYDLDKMKSTTPSVNPVKNQSPNVERDEKGRSESELVKILTDALQQAVKSIPATTTVSVLRRAPIKELRKYGATEFSGLKGVDPSIAENWMESTKRWFDILPENQITWDLFQKEFQKKYIGEMYIEDKKQEFLTLQQGDMSVIDYEREFSRLSRYTSEFIPTEADSCKKFLLGLRDEIKLQLVSQRITEFVDLIERAKMVEQVLGFDKKSKTSKLVGKCMGTTSSNPLPKRSRDSQKSQGKQTTVSIGSVRDHYIKDCPKNDSATLVTSQRSISIARGRGSGRGGSVSKGGGMRRGNDIVTQQSEARVPARAYVVRTHKEGDTHDVVTGIFLLYSEPVYALIDLGSSHSYINSKLVESGKLKSEISRVSIEVSSLLGQTVLVNQVCPRCSLIIQNKTFPVDLLIMPFVDFDIILGMDWLSEHNVILDCYKKRFSIQTASEGRVEVNGIRTSGPARIVSAIKGSKLLQQGCSAYLAYVINSDSVGSQCGKIQTVSKFPDVFPEELSGLPLDREVKFTIEVYLGTAPISIPPYRMSPTKLKELKI